A single window of Gemmatimonadota bacterium DNA harbors:
- the xth gene encoding exodeoxyribonuclease III translates to MRIITWNVNGLRAAFRKGFMDHIKMLNPDVILLQEIRVLPEQLSVSERNPEGWHVIWHPAERKGYAGTAVWSRTPLNEEERGVDGADSEGRILRVSTLGIQFVSVYLPSGSSGDERQAIKERWMDRFRLWADGMVKKRVPTIMGGDFNIAHTERDIFYARSNEKNSGFLPHERAWMGDLISSGWRDFTREQYGDIQGPYSWWSNRGRARELDRGWRIDYLLGNAAAAKRVQFARVDREGGLTISDHAPVVVDLK, encoded by the coding sequence ATGCGTATCATAACCTGGAATGTAAACGGATTGCGGGCTGCGTTTCGCAAGGGGTTTATGGATCATATTAAAATGCTAAATCCCGATGTGATCCTTTTGCAAGAAATTCGGGTTTTGCCCGAGCAACTATCTGTGAGCGAGCGCAATCCCGAGGGATGGCATGTTATCTGGCATCCGGCCGAGCGCAAAGGCTATGCGGGTACAGCGGTATGGTCTCGCACGCCTTTAAATGAGGAAGAACGCGGCGTGGATGGGGCCGATTCTGAAGGCCGGATTTTGCGGGTGAGCACTCTGGGGATTCAATTTGTCAGCGTGTACCTGCCTTCGGGATCTTCAGGTGATGAGCGCCAGGCGATCAAGGAGCGCTGGATGGATCGCTTTCGCCTCTGGGCTGATGGCATGGTGAAAAAACGGGTTCCCACGATTATGGGCGGTGATTTTAATATCGCGCATACCGAACGCGATATTTTTTATGCCAGGAGCAACGAAAAAAATTCGGGTTTTTTGCCGCATGAACGCGCGTGGATGGGCGATCTCATCTCATCGGGCTGGCGCGATTTTACACGGGAACAATACGGCGATATCCAGGGGCCGTATTCGTGGTGGTCCAATCGGGGAAGAGCCAGAGAGTTGGACCGGGGCTGGCGTATCGACTATTTGTTGGGCAATGCAGCCGCCGCAAAGCGTGTTCAATTTGCCCGTGTTGATCGCGAAGGCGGCCTGACCATATCTGATCATGCACCGGTTGTTGTAGATTTGAAATAG
- a CDS encoding helix-turn-helix domain-containing protein: protein MLLIELGQRLRAQRERLGLKQNDIANALQVSPQAVSKWERGENGPDIATLGPLARLLGVSTDWLLDAHSENQDVFDATIFTSTVVGAYQKSLQMEAREFAAWANGILFQLTEAVLRHDGVPLRYMGDAFLCFFSGVHHQLRAVQAAAFSQRLISEDLVIGLSSGEIYLGAMGHPDYAHPDVTGEVVNIAFIVREWAETNVRKGIAATTSVLNNLDEVFDISQPTEINFRGIKTPISLVRIR from the coding sequence ATGCTACTCATCGAACTCGGTCAACGCCTTCGCGCTCAACGGGAACGCCTTGGTCTCAAGCAAAACGATATTGCCAATGCCCTGCAGGTAAGCCCACAGGCTGTCTCCAAGTGGGAAAGGGGTGAAAACGGTCCCGATATTGCCACTTTGGGACCGCTTGCCAGATTGCTCGGCGTTTCTACGGACTGGCTTTTGGATGCACATAGCGAAAATCAAGATGTTTTTGATGCTACTATCTTCACCTCTACAGTTGTCGGTGCATACCAAAAATCATTGCAAATGGAAGCGCGGGAGTTTGCAGCCTGGGCAAATGGTATTTTGTTTCAACTGACCGAAGCTGTTTTGCGCCACGATGGCGTTCCGCTCAGATATATGGGAGACGCATTTTTGTGTTTTTTTTCTGGCGTTCACCATCAGCTTCGCGCTGTCCAGGCAGCGGCATTTTCTCAGCGGCTCATCAGCGAGGACCTGGTCATCGGCTTGAGTAGCGGTGAGATTTATTTGGGCGCGATGGGGCATCCCGATTACGCCCATCCCGATGTGACAGGCGAAGTGGTCAACATCGCATTTATTGTCCGAGAATGGGCAGAAACAAATGTCCGCAAAGGAATTGCAGCAACGACATCCGTATTGAACAATCTCGATGAAGTTTTTGATATTTCCCAACCCACAGAAATCAATTTTCGCGGCATCAAAACGCCCATCTCACTGGTCAGAATCAGATAG
- a CDS encoding DUF98 domain-containing protein: MKTDSIFNSTTFADTHVKNIFVAQAERPAMSGEINIAQLTPFQRALIVTDGTVTRLIEAYTLTPVEVVLLHQAKQTLCTEHIWLELPSGAPVIARQVALQTPSIGNETPKTQAYATSLIVPQHLPKGILDGLESDPSGLGGILQNSGLETRRELLWCCFETARDLPEAIAHLEGEPLLSRTYRVFANKKPILLITEKFPLREEAH; encoded by the coding sequence ATGAAGACAGATTCAATTTTCAATTCGACAACCTTTGCTGACACACATGTAAAAAATATATTTGTCGCACAAGCCGAAAGGCCAGCAATGTCTGGAGAAATCAACATCGCGCAATTAACGCCATTCCAGCGGGCATTGATCGTCACCGACGGCACCGTCACAAGACTCATCGAAGCCTATACACTCACACCTGTGGAAGTCGTACTCCTCCATCAGGCGAAACAGACACTCTGCACAGAGCATATCTGGCTCGAGTTGCCATCAGGAGCACCAGTCATCGCGCGACAAGTAGCATTACAAACACCCTCAATCGGCAACGAAACGCCGAAAACTCAGGCGTATGCCACATCCCTCATTGTACCACAACACTTGCCAAAAGGCATTTTGGACGGATTGGAATCAGATCCTTCGGGATTGGGAGGAATACTGCAAAACAGCGGACTGGAAACCCGCCGTGAATTATTGTGGTGCTGCTTTGAAACCGCACGGGATCTGCCGGAAGCCATTGCGCATCTTGAAGGGGAACCACTACTCAGCCGCACCTACAGGGTATTCGCCAATAAAAAGCCAATCCTGTTAATCACTGAGAAATTTCCGCTCAGAGAGGAAGCGCACTGA
- a CDS encoding adenosylhomocysteinase, protein MADIVLPDSATDIQIPDYSHLPYKVADMSQADFGRKEITIAEREMPGLMAVREKYADQKPLKDARIMGSLHMTIQTAVLIESLKVLGADVRWASCNIFSTQDHAAAAIAETGTPVYAWKGESLEEYWECTLQALNFVEGGPTLIVDDGGDATLLVHRGYQAEDDPSILDEPTNNRELEIVNAVLRRQLERNPRFWHNMAADIQGVSEETTTGVHRLYQMRDEGKLLFPAINVNDSVTKSKFDNLYGCRESLADGIKRATDVMVAGKVVCVCGYGDVGKGCAQSMRGFGARVLVTEIDPICALQAAMEGFEVTTVEDALSEANIFVTTTGNTDIIRIEHMENMLDQSIVCNIGHFDNEIQVDKLGDYPGIVHENIKPQVDKYTFPDGRAIFLLAEGRLVNLGCATGHPSFVMSNSFTNQVLAQIDLWAQQREIGVYTLPKHLDEEVARLHLEKLGVKLTELTQKQADYIGVSVEGPYKPDHYRY, encoded by the coding sequence ATGGCCGATATAGTGTTGCCCGATAGCGCGACTGATATTCAAATTCCCGATTATTCGCATCTGCCCTATAAAGTCGCCGATATGTCTCAGGCAGATTTTGGACGGAAAGAGATCACAATCGCCGAGCGCGAAATGCCCGGGTTGATGGCTGTGCGCGAAAAATACGCAGACCAGAAACCTCTGAAGGATGCCCGCATAATGGGATCTCTGCACATGACGATTCAGACGGCTGTGTTGATCGAGTCGCTCAAAGTGCTGGGGGCCGATGTGCGCTGGGCGTCGTGCAATATTTTTTCTACTCAGGATCACGCCGCTGCCGCTATTGCGGAAACGGGTACGCCGGTTTATGCGTGGAAGGGCGAGTCGCTGGAAGAATATTGGGAATGTACTTTGCAGGCACTCAATTTTGTGGAGGGTGGACCGACACTTATTGTCGATGATGGCGGGGATGCGACGCTGCTGGTTCACCGGGGGTATCAGGCTGAAGACGATCCTTCGATTCTCGATGAGCCGACAAATAATCGCGAATTGGAGATTGTCAATGCCGTGCTCAGGCGGCAACTCGAACGCAATCCGCGTTTTTGGCACAATATGGCCGCGGATATTCAGGGTGTGTCAGAGGAGACTACAACGGGGGTTCACCGTCTGTATCAGATGAGGGATGAAGGCAAGCTTCTCTTTCCCGCGATCAATGTCAATGATTCGGTGACCAAATCGAAATTCGATAATCTCTATGGCTGCCGCGAGTCGCTCGCCGATGGTATTAAGCGCGCGACAGATGTTATGGTCGCCGGGAAGGTTGTGTGTGTGTGTGGTTATGGCGATGTGGGCAAGGGTTGTGCCCAATCTATGCGCGGATTTGGTGCGCGCGTGTTGGTGACAGAAATCGATCCGATATGTGCTTTGCAGGCGGCGATGGAGGGGTTTGAAGTGACGACTGTGGAAGATGCACTTTCCGAAGCCAATATTTTTGTTACGACGACGGGCAATACGGATATTATCCGCATTGAGCACATGGAAAATATGCTCGATCAATCCATTGTGTGCAATATCGGGCATTTTGACAATGAGATTCAGGTCGATAAGCTGGGCGATTATCCGGGTATTGTGCACGAAAATATCAAGCCGCAGGTCGATAAATACACGTTTCCAGATGGGCGTGCGATCTTTTTGCTCGCAGAAGGCCGTCTGGTCAATCTCGGCTGTGCGACCGGGCATCCTTCTTTTGTGATGTCCAATTCGTTTACCAATCAGGTGCTGGCGCAAATAGACCTGTGGGCACAGCAGCGCGAAATTGGCGTTTATACCCTGCCCAAACACCTCGATGAGGAGGTTGCGCGGCTTCACCTCGAAAAACTCGGTGTAAAGTTGACCGAACTCACGCAGAAACAGGCCGATTATATTGGCGTGTCCGTCGAAGGTCCGTATAAACCCGATCATTATCGGTATTGA
- a CDS encoding sulfatase-like hydrolase/transferase — protein MTDRPNILVIMTDQQRATASHLYGNTFCQTPSMERLADSGVLFENAITPHPLCVPARISFWTSQFPHSHGGRRNQTLMPSGAEHAWQLWKAAGYATGLIGKNHCFEQEEDLALFDVWNPGTHGGSGEETRGMDWFRPAEGRRKVAAENRQLAHQNPRFSYGTSELPLEDHSTGLIAGQTTRFIEKYQDQPFALWVSFPDPHEPWLCPAEYAALFPPENIDLPPWRDGEFDDERAPERNRVLYQMLGMHRDPIEDVYGVMASYFGMVRFIDDALGQILDKLDALGLREQTIVVFCSDHGDFMGEHAMQCKGGVFYDSLTRVPLIVSWPGQVTTGVRDQSMANLIDVVPTLLHLQGMAQPHSMHGIPLPTVTAAAPRDATFSEYGSGGPLFTMADLEKLPQPWGRKTLIDTLQWREAAGRCKMVRTRQWKYVHDPMGDRDELYDLVADPGELVNVIDEDQHRDALADMRLRLADWSINTEDARPVPLPDPRHYELA, from the coding sequence ATGACTGACCGCCCCAACATCCTGGTAATCATGACCGACCAACAGCGCGCCACAGCCAGCCATCTCTACGGCAACACCTTTTGTCAAACCCCGTCGATGGAACGCCTGGCAGACAGCGGAGTCCTCTTTGAAAACGCCATCACCCCGCACCCCCTCTGCGTGCCAGCGCGCATCTCATTTTGGACCTCGCAGTTTCCCCACTCGCACGGGGGACGACGCAACCAGACCTTGATGCCATCCGGTGCCGAACACGCCTGGCAACTCTGGAAAGCAGCGGGCTACGCCACGGGCCTGATCGGCAAAAACCACTGCTTCGAACAGGAGGAGGATTTGGCCCTCTTCGACGTGTGGAACCCCGGTACCCACGGCGGTAGCGGCGAAGAGACGCGGGGCATGGACTGGTTCCGCCCGGCAGAAGGCCGCCGCAAGGTCGCCGCCGAAAATCGCCAGCTCGCCCATCAGAACCCCCGCTTCAGCTACGGCACCTCCGAGTTACCTTTGGAGGATCACTCCACCGGCCTGATCGCCGGACAGACGACGCGCTTTATCGAAAAGTACCAAGACCAACCCTTTGCCCTGTGGGTCTCCTTTCCCGATCCACACGAGCCCTGGCTGTGTCCGGCCGAGTACGCGGCCCTGTTTCCGCCCGAAAATATTGACCTTCCCCCCTGGCGCGACGGGGAATTTGACGACGAGCGAGCGCCCGAGCGCAACCGCGTGCTCTACCAGATGCTGGGGATGCACCGCGATCCAATTGAAGACGTTTACGGCGTTATGGCCTCGTATTTTGGCATGGTGCGCTTTATCGACGACGCACTCGGCCAAATACTCGACAAACTCGACGCACTGGGGCTACGAGAACAGACAATTGTGGTCTTTTGTTCGGACCACGGCGACTTCATGGGAGAACACGCCATGCAGTGCAAGGGCGGCGTCTTCTACGACAGCCTGACGCGGGTGCCGCTGATCGTCTCCTGGCCCGGGCAGGTCACCACCGGGGTGCGCGATCAGAGCATGGCCAATCTGATCGACGTGGTACCCACGCTGTTGCACTTGCAAGGAATGGCCCAACCGCATTCCATGCACGGAATACCGCTACCCACTGTAACCGCAGCCGCACCCCGGGACGCGACTTTTTCCGAATACGGAAGCGGAGGACCGCTCTTTACCATGGCCGACCTGGAAAAGCTACCTCAACCCTGGGGCCGCAAGACCTTGATTGACACCTTGCAGTGGCGCGAGGCAGCTGGTCGGTGCAAGATGGTCCGCACCCGCCAGTGGAAATACGTCCACGACCCCATGGGGGACCGCGACGAACTCTACGACCTCGTCGCCGACCCAGGCGAGTTGGTCAATGTGATCGACGAAGATCAACACCGCGACGCCCTCGCCGACATGCGTCTGCGACTGGCCGACTGGAGCATCAACACCGAAGATGCCCGGCCAGTGCCACTACCTGACCCCAGACACTACGAGTTGGCCTAA
- the metF gene encoding methylenetetrahydrofolate reductase [NAD(P)H]: MRFLDYFTGNQPVISFEIYPPQTQGGMRALKARVIPNLLKLNPSYMTVTYGAGGSTRAKTLEIASLIQNEFGLTAACHLTCVGSSRTDIDDILKAIRTEGIRNIVALRGDPPRGEDTFVPAKDGFAYGNELVAHIRSTEPKDDGFGLAVAGYPEKHLEAPDFDTDIENLKRKVESGGDIIITQLFYNNEYFFRFVDRVRAANITAPVVPGLMPILAAGQIQRIASLCGSEIPEDLQDQLKGAVDDEDKAMRIGIDQCIGQATELLEQGVPGIHFYVLNKSTHMRRIISALPL, translated from the coding sequence ATGCGATTTTTAGACTATTTTACCGGTAATCAGCCGGTCATTTCTTTTGAGATTTATCCGCCGCAGACGCAGGGTGGTATGCGCGCCCTCAAAGCGCGGGTTATACCCAATTTGCTCAAGCTGAATCCCAGTTATATGACGGTTACGTATGGTGCGGGTGGTTCTACCCGCGCCAAAACACTGGAGATTGCCTCGCTTATCCAGAACGAATTTGGTCTGACTGCGGCGTGTCATCTCACCTGTGTGGGGTCGTCCCGAACGGATATCGATGATATTCTGAAGGCGATTCGCACAGAGGGTATTCGCAATATTGTCGCGCTTCGCGGCGATCCCCCGCGCGGCGAAGATACTTTTGTGCCCGCGAAGGATGGATTTGCATACGGCAATGAGCTTGTGGCGCATATTCGCAGTACTGAACCGAAAGACGATGGGTTTGGGTTGGCTGTTGCAGGGTATCCCGAGAAACACCTCGAAGCACCCGATTTTGATACGGATATTGAAAATCTCAAGCGCAAGGTCGAGTCAGGTGGGGATATTATTATTACGCAGCTTTTTTACAATAACGAGTATTTTTTTCGTTTTGTTGATCGCGTGCGTGCAGCCAATATTACAGCACCTGTTGTCCCGGGTTTGATGCCGATTCTCGCGGCGGGACAGATACAGCGCATCGCGTCTTTGTGCGGGTCTGAGATTCCGGAGGATTTGCAGGATCAACTCAAGGGGGCTGTGGATGATGAAGATAAGGCGATGAGAATCGGTATTGATCAGTGCATTGGGCAAGCAACCGAATTGCTCGAGCAGGGCGTGCCGGGTATTCACTTTTACGTGCTCAACAAATCCACCCATATGCGTCGGATTATCAGTGCGCTTCCTCTCTGA
- a CDS encoding TldD/PmbA family protein — translation MERELLQQAEQAIEQARRAGANDAIARVRDENSTEYTYRDGNIEQVQQSATRGLSIQLYVNGRYSTHQTSDLRAASVARFIEDAVALTQHLAEDSHRVIPDAALYEDRPDTNLQSDDVVVRDLPREACIDWLKKMDAITHTDDRVVSATADAYYGWNTSARVSSNGFSGIQSGTSIGYGASVTLKEGEHGRPEDHRYVRAHHLSDLPDPEVVAREGLDRALSRLGSEKAPSGRATMVVDPEAGGRLIGAIWGALQARSVQQNRSFLRNKKDAQIACSLLTVADDPLMVRGLASRHYDGEGISAKRRCVVDQGVLQMYYVDTYYGRKLGWDPTTGMSSNLVFAPGEKDLNGLIAEIKDGFHVTSWLGGNADTTTGDFSYGFRGFRIANGQRTGAVSEMNIAGNFLDLLQNLVAVGNDPNVYSSVQTPTLIFDNVAFSGK, via the coding sequence ATGGAACGAGAACTACTTCAACAGGCAGAGCAGGCGATTGAGCAAGCGCGAAGAGCAGGTGCGAATGATGCGATAGCGCGGGTGCGGGATGAAAATAGCACGGAGTACACGTATCGCGATGGTAATATTGAGCAGGTTCAACAAAGTGCTACTCGCGGCTTGAGCATTCAATTGTATGTCAATGGGCGGTATTCAACACACCAGACCTCGGATTTGCGTGCGGCGTCAGTTGCTCGGTTTATCGAAGATGCGGTTGCGCTGACGCAACATCTGGCTGAAGATTCGCATCGCGTTATTCCCGATGCCGCGCTGTATGAAGATCGGCCGGATACCAATCTTCAATCCGACGATGTTGTGGTGCGCGATTTGCCCCGCGAGGCGTGTATTGATTGGCTAAAAAAAATGGATGCTATCACCCATACAGATGACCGCGTGGTGAGTGCTACCGCTGATGCCTACTATGGCTGGAATACGTCGGCTCGGGTGAGTTCAAATGGATTTTCGGGGATACAGAGCGGGACTTCGATAGGCTATGGCGCGAGTGTGACGCTAAAAGAGGGCGAGCATGGGCGTCCCGAAGATCATCGCTATGTGCGGGCGCATCATTTGTCGGATTTGCCCGATCCGGAGGTGGTTGCGCGCGAGGGACTCGACCGCGCACTTTCCCGATTGGGTAGCGAAAAAGCACCGAGCGGGCGGGCGACTATGGTGGTTGATCCCGAAGCTGGCGGGCGTTTGATTGGGGCGATATGGGGTGCGTTGCAGGCGCGCAGCGTTCAGCAGAACCGGTCTTTTTTAAGAAATAAAAAGGACGCGCAAATTGCCTGTTCGCTCCTGACGGTGGCAGATGATCCCCTGATGGTGCGCGGTCTCGCATCTCGGCATTACGATGGCGAGGGAATTTCGGCAAAGCGCAGGTGTGTCGTCGATCAGGGCGTCTTGCAAATGTATTATGTCGATACGTATTACGGGCGCAAACTCGGCTGGGATCCTACAACTGGAATGTCGTCTAATCTCGTTTTTGCACCGGGTGAGAAAGATCTCAATGGTCTGATTGCAGAGATTAAAGACGGCTTTCACGTCACGTCGTGGCTCGGTGGCAATGCCGATACGACGACTGGGGATTTTTCTTATGGTTTTCGCGGCTTTCGCATTGCCAATGGGCAGAGAACAGGTGCGGTATCGGAAATGAATATCGCTGGCAATTTTCTCGATTTGTTGCAAAATCTCGTCGCCGTGGGCAATGATCCCAATGTCTATTCCAGCGTGCAAACGCCTACTCTAATTTTTGACAATGTGGCGTTTAGCGGGAAGTAA
- a CDS encoding TldD/PmbA family protein, whose product MHNLETHPFAALFGVDESVAAQALSEAMSRGAEFADLYFQHVRTTSLSLEDGIISSANTGVDQGVGIRAVVGDQVGYAFSESLEADAIYAAARTAAAIAEGTKNVPPQHLQGREVDNYYAIDRDWDEVNITERLPLVQNAETMTRAMDPAIEKVSVGWMDRDECVLIVTSDGVFNTDRRPMATLYCSVTANKNGVRQSNGASVSRREGIGYFTEENIKAVCQKAVDRTMILFEAQRPPAGEMPVVLAAGASGILLHEAIGHGLEADFNRKGTSIYATMINEKVAPDFVTIVDDGLQENDRGALNVDDEGQATACTTLIENGVLKSYLHDRISAKHYGVAPTGSGRRESFRHVPMPRMRSTYMLDGPHSRDEIIGAVDYGIIADTFTNGQVQIGAGDFTFYIKNGWLIEGGKITAPIKDVNIIGNGPEALKNVVMAAGDAVLDDGSWTCGKNGQGVPVSMGVPTMLVEKSMTVGGVN is encoded by the coding sequence ATGCACAATCTTGAAACACATCCTTTTGCAGCGTTATTCGGCGTTGATGAAAGCGTGGCTGCGCAGGCATTGTCCGAAGCGATGTCCCGAGGTGCCGAATTTGCCGATCTGTATTTTCAGCATGTGCGTACCACTTCTCTCAGTTTGGAAGATGGCATTATTTCCAGTGCCAATACAGGCGTTGATCAGGGTGTGGGGATTCGCGCGGTGGTTGGAGATCAGGTTGGCTATGCTTTTTCCGAGAGTTTAGAGGCAGATGCGATTTATGCGGCTGCCCGGACAGCGGCTGCGATAGCAGAGGGCACAAAAAATGTGCCGCCGCAACACCTGCAGGGCAGAGAGGTTGACAATTACTACGCGATTGACCGCGACTGGGATGAGGTCAATATTACCGAACGCCTGCCACTGGTGCAGAATGCGGAAACTATGACTCGCGCAATGGATCCCGCAATAGAAAAGGTGTCTGTGGGGTGGATGGATAGAGATGAGTGCGTGCTCATTGTGACCAGCGATGGTGTTTTCAATACGGATCGGCGGCCTATGGCGACGCTGTATTGTTCGGTGACTGCCAATAAGAATGGCGTGCGGCAGAGCAATGGGGCTTCGGTTTCCCGGCGCGAGGGGATTGGCTATTTTACCGAAGAGAATATCAAAGCGGTCTGTCAAAAGGCGGTTGATCGCACGATGATTCTCTTTGAGGCGCAGCGCCCACCTGCTGGTGAAATGCCGGTGGTGCTTGCAGCAGGTGCTTCGGGTATTTTGCTCCACGAGGCGATTGGGCACGGTCTGGAAGCGGATTTCAACCGCAAGGGGACTTCTATTTACGCGACGATGATAAACGAGAAAGTCGCTCCGGATTTTGTAACGATTGTCGATGATGGCCTGCAGGAAAATGATCGCGGAGCGCTCAATGTAGATGACGAGGGCCAGGCTACTGCGTGTACGACGCTTATTGAAAACGGCGTCTTAAAAAGCTATTTACACGATCGCATTTCGGCCAAGCACTACGGGGTTGCACCCACGGGGTCGGGACGGCGTGAGAGTTTTCGGCATGTTCCTATGCCGCGTATGCGATCTACGTATATGCTCGACGGTCCCCACTCCCGCGACGAGATTATTGGCGCTGTCGATTACGGCATTATTGCCGATACGTTTACCAATGGGCAGGTGCAAATAGGCGCGGGAGATTTTACTTTTTATATCAAGAATGGATGGCTTATCGAAGGCGGCAAAATCACCGCGCCGATCAAGGATGTCAATATTATTGGCAATGGTCCCGAGGCTTTGAAAAATGTGGTTATGGCAGCAGGCGATGCCGTGTTGGATGATGGTAGCTGGACGTGTGGAAAAAATGGACAGGGTGTGCCCGTTTCGATGGGTGTTCCGACGATGCTGGTGGAAAAGAGTATGACTGTGGGTGGGGTGAACTAA
- the rsmB gene encoding 16S rRNA (cytosine(967)-C(5))-methyltransferase RsmB: MSAASKTPRHIALDILCRVERGAYLDRLLDAQREHIRGPDGDLLQHLIRGTLTYRARLDHILTPYLKKPLSRQHAKLRNLLRLGVYQLQYLDRVPPYAVVSESVILARHILGEPIAKLVNAVLRGVAEDRKPVVFPDFDSDPVEYLAITTSHPQWLVARWIKRYGVDETRTLCEFDNAQPTLTIRPNALRTTSDALREQLALEGIDTEFAASNLLAVSHVGHLFQSRAYCAGLFSVQGAGAAMVVPLLDPQPGEAVLDLCSAPGGKTTAMAERMKNRGFILATDLYPRRLEMLKKNTHRLGVTCVYPLAADARYLAVNRLFDRVLVDAPCSSLGILNHHPDLRWRKFDIHGLAHLQRTLLDSAADYVCPGGVLVYSTCTLEPEENERVVEGFLSDHPGFQITHPYLQLLPHQTGNDGVFAARLKRSV, encoded by the coding sequence ATGTCTGCCGCGTCAAAAACGCCGCGCCATATTGCATTGGATATCCTCTGTCGCGTTGAACGGGGCGCTTATCTCGACCGTTTGCTCGACGCGCAGCGCGAACATATTCGCGGTCCCGATGGCGATTTGCTTCAGCATCTCATTCGGGGTACGCTGACCTATCGGGCGCGGCTCGATCATATCTTGACACCCTATCTCAAAAAACCCCTGTCCAGACAGCATGCCAAACTCCGCAATCTCCTGCGCCTCGGTGTTTATCAACTCCAGTATCTCGACCGCGTGCCGCCGTATGCGGTTGTTTCTGAATCTGTTATTCTCGCCCGTCACATTCTCGGGGAGCCGATTGCGAAATTGGTCAATGCTGTGTTGCGTGGTGTGGCCGAAGATCGCAAGCCTGTTGTTTTTCCCGATTTTGATAGCGATCCCGTCGAATATCTCGCTATTACGACATCACATCCCCAATGGCTCGTTGCGCGGTGGATCAAACGCTACGGTGTGGATGAGACACGCACCCTGTGTGAATTTGACAACGCCCAACCCACCCTGACCATTCGCCCCAATGCGTTGCGAACGACGTCCGATGCCCTGCGCGAGCAACTCGCTCTCGAAGGGATTGACACAGAATTTGCAGCATCCAATCTTCTCGCCGTATCCCATGTGGGCCACCTTTTTCAGAGCAGGGCTTATTGCGCTGGTCTCTTTAGCGTTCAAGGCGCAGGGGCTGCGATGGTTGTTCCCCTGCTCGATCCGCAACCCGGCGAGGCTGTTCTGGATCTGTGCAGTGCGCCCGGCGGCAAAACCACTGCTATGGCCGAGCGCATGAAAAATCGGGGTTTTATTCTCGCCACAGATCTCTATCCGCGCCGTCTCGAAATGCTAAAAAAAAACACGCACCGACTCGGGGTTACATGTGTTTATCCTCTCGCTGCCGATGCGCGTTATCTGGCTGTCAATCGCTTATTTGACCGCGTTCTGGTCGATGCGCCCTGTTCCTCGCTGGGTATTCTGAATCACCATCCCGATCTGCGCTGGCGGAAATTCGATATTCACGGTCTTGCACATTTGCAGCGGACGCTTCTCGATAGCGCTGCGGATTACGTCTGTCCAGGTGGTGTTCTCGTCTATAGCACTTGTACCCTCGAACCCGAAGAAAATGAGCGCGTTGTCGAAGGTTTTTTAAGCGATCATCCGGGCTTTCAAATCACCCATCCCTATCTGCAATTGCTACCCCATCAAACTGGTAATGACGGTGTTTTTGCCGCGCGGTTGAAGCGCTCCGTTTAG